The Prevotella melaninogenica genome has a segment encoding these proteins:
- a CDS encoding RES family NAD+ phosphorylase → MTHLELYQELLNPNSDLVYPFKYDDEDKDYFDYWSDLVEKYKKKIDNLSDESLKTLNKAFEKALKGFDQFKPTEKHDFKANFDEICKTIKESLKLCYKNYYEDAYKLLFEFFTKHDDFYLKMLPRIIVGKKVFYRIRPDFKPSEGKEQDGDLFHLPFHLRHKAASTRYGFLGYPVFYLAGSLQTAWYEMNCPDIKSFSYAKFRPKNTLSFLDLGYPISEELEDWEYYSFLVFYPLIMGCLISVKHPDDPFKPEYMLPQFMTKIIRERPQKGSPEFGNPSTNIGFAGIVYMSTKSPHKDNLEDLSLRNFALFPRNTFCREGHDNEYLSPKFEMTDIKTFSDLSESLSKEDSLEIIKDIDKNLLKEEFHPINVTLKQ, encoded by the coding sequence ATGACACATCTAGAACTCTACCAAGAATTGCTAAATCCTAACTCTGATTTGGTATACCCTTTTAAATATGATGATGAAGATAAAGACTATTTTGATTATTGGAGTGATTTAGTTGAGAAGTATAAAAAAAAGATTGATAATCTTAGTGATGAAAGTCTAAAGACTCTGAACAAGGCTTTTGAAAAAGCATTAAAAGGGTTTGATCAATTTAAGCCAACTGAAAAACATGATTTTAAAGCAAATTTTGATGAGATTTGCAAAACGATAAAAGAATCTTTAAAATTATGCTATAAGAATTACTATGAAGATGCATATAAATTATTGTTTGAATTCTTTACTAAGCATGATGATTTCTATTTAAAAATGCTTCCAAGAATAATTGTTGGGAAGAAAGTCTTTTATAGAATACGACCAGATTTTAAGCCTAGCGAAGGAAAAGAGCAAGATGGTGACTTATTTCATCTCCCATTTCATTTACGTCACAAAGCAGCTTCTACAAGGTATGGCTTCTTAGGTTATCCTGTCTTCTATCTTGCTGGAAGTTTACAAACTGCTTGGTATGAGATGAACTGTCCTGATATTAAGTCCTTTTCTTATGCAAAATTTAGACCTAAAAACACATTAAGTTTCTTAGATTTAGGTTACCCAATCTCTGAAGAATTAGAAGACTGGGAATATTATAGCTTTTTAGTTTTCTACCCTTTAATAATGGGATGTCTTATATCTGTAAAACATCCAGATGACCCTTTTAAACCAGAATATATGCTACCTCAGTTTATGACTAAAATTATTAGAGAAAGACCTCAAAAGGGTAGCCCAGAATTCGGCAACCCTTCAACGAATATAGGGTTTGCAGGTATTGTGTATATGTCTACAAAAAGTCCACACAAAGATAACTTAGAAGATCTGTCATTACGCAATTTTGCACTATTCCCTCGAAATACATTTTGTCGAGAAGGTCATGATAACGAATACCTGTCTCCTAAGTTTGAAATGACAGATATAAAGACTTTTTCTGATTTGAGTGAAAGTCTTTCAAAAGAAGATTCGTTGGAAATTATAAAAGATATAGACAAAAATTTGTTGAAAGAAGAATTTCACCCTATTAATGTTACATTGAAACAATAA
- a CDS encoding nitroreductase family protein — MKTINTRKTIRKYTNKDVSEDLLKTLLEKAERTPTMGNLQLYSVVITRNEEKKAQLAPAHFNQPMVMGAPVVLTFCADFRRTTLWAENRKATPGYDNFLSFLNAATDAMLYCQTFCNLAEEEGLGTCFLGTTIYNPKTIIEVLQLPRLVMPVATITLGWPAEDPALTDRLPIDSIIHHETYEDYTPDRIDAFYTPKEQLKENKHFVEINNKETLAQVFTDLRYTKEANEAISKTLLETLKEQW; from the coding sequence ATGAAAACTATCAATACAAGAAAGACGATAAGAAAATACACCAACAAGGATGTATCGGAGGATTTGTTGAAAACTCTATTGGAGAAGGCTGAACGTACGCCAACAATGGGAAACCTACAGCTTTACTCGGTTGTCATCACTCGAAACGAGGAAAAGAAGGCGCAATTAGCACCTGCTCATTTCAACCAACCGATGGTCATGGGCGCGCCTGTGGTCCTCACTTTCTGCGCTGACTTCCGTCGTACTACGCTCTGGGCGGAGAACCGTAAGGCAACTCCGGGTTACGACAACTTCCTTTCTTTCCTCAATGCTGCCACCGATGCGATGCTCTATTGTCAGACTTTCTGCAATCTTGCTGAGGAAGAGGGCTTAGGTACTTGCTTCTTAGGTACAACCATTTACAACCCTAAAACCATCATTGAAGTCCTACAACTGCCACGTCTCGTGATGCCTGTTGCCACTATCACACTCGGTTGGCCTGCTGAAGATCCAGCCCTCACCGACCGCCTTCCTATCGATAGCATCATCCACCACGAGACTTACGAAGACTATACCCCCGACCGTATCGATGCATTCTATACGCCAAAGGAGCAGTTAAAGGAAAACAAACACTTTGTGGAAATCAACAACAAAGAAACCCTCGCACAAGTCTTCACCGACCTAAGATATACGAAAGAGGCGAATGAAGCCATATCAAAGACGTTGTTAGAAACACTGAAGGAGCAGTGGTAA